The Pogona vitticeps strain Pit_001003342236 chromosome 3, PviZW2.1, whole genome shotgun sequence genome includes a window with the following:
- the NXPE3 gene encoding NXPE family member 3, with product MWPNYSRIHILCSVLAVLAILAFVHNFYRLENLNTAGLKWLVEDDNQQPSSQLIKTPRKPYCGYENQVLSKREQEEEAALFAALQWPRPQEDKIPFVRSTDPSHSNFVIVNAHAHFKVGDQLEVLVYVRDYEGKPKQYGGDYLQTRIHSAHLKAGAIGRVLDYQNGSYRVFFTLLWPGEVMVSVSLVHPSEGIQVLQYLREERPDRAYFKSLFKSGRISETTVCNVCLPGDMPVCNFTDLYTGEPWFCYKPRKLSCATRISHYKGGYQKDLLTSEESRLFQSDVNIKMPISSSGPDTVIVRALGHTEEDNLERSQSPDVFPSGYYYQDEWQPRAQWIRRFNKSSDITECLQGKFIHLFGDSTIRQWFEYLTAFVPDLLELNLGSPKKVGPLMAVDPKHNILLKFRCHGPPIRFFTVFSSELHYIANELNRIVGGRNTVIAITIWSHFSTFPVEVYIRRLRNIRRSVIRLLDRSPKTQIVIRTANVQELGPEVSLFNSDWYSFQLDTVMRKMFSGIGVHFVDAWEMSLAHYLPHKLHPDDVIVKNQLDAFLSFVCPTETAYTFLRGIHNQMWSLFL from the exons ATGTGGCCCAATTACTCCAGGATCCATATTTTGTGCTCGGTTCTGGCAGTGCTGGCTATTCTGGCCTTTGTTCACAACTTCTATCGTTTAGAG AATCTGAATACTGCAGGATTGAAGTGGTTGGTAGAAGATGATAACCAACAGCCCTCATCACAGTTGATTAAAACTCCCCGGAAGCCGTACTGTGGCTATGAGAATCAGGTTTTGTCAAAAagagaacaagaggaagaagCAGCCTTATTTGCTGCTCTACAGTGGCCCAGACCTCAAGAGGATAAAATCCCCTTTGTGAGAAGCACTGACCCCTCACATAGCAACTTTGTGATAGTGAATGCCCATGCCCACTTCAAAGTTGGAGATCAGTTGGAGGTGCTGGTCTATGTGAGGGATTATGAAGGGAAACCAAAGCAGTATGGTGGAGACTATCTTCAAACAAGAATCCACTCTGCTCACCTGAAAGCTGGGGCTATTGGAAGAGTTTTAGATTATCAGAATGGATCATACAGAGTCTTTTTCACCTTACTCTGGCCTGGGGAGGTCATGGTATCTGTGTCCTTGGTCCACCCAAGTGAGGGGATCCAAGTTCTTCAATATTTACGAGAAGAAAGGCCAGACAGGGCCTACTTTAAAAGCCTGTTCAAATCAGGGAGGATTTCAGAAACCACGGTATGCAATGTGTGTTTGCCTGGAGATATGCCAGTCTGTAACTTCACAGATCTTTACACGGGTGAGCCGTGGTTTTGCTATAAGCCAAGAAAGCTCTCCTGTGCCACCAGGATCAGCCATTACAAAGGGGGATATCAGAAGGATCTTTTGACCTCAGAGGAGAGTCGCCTTTTCCAAAG tGATGTGAATATCAAAATGCCAATCTCCTCCAGCGGCCCTGATACTGTGATCGTAAGGGCTTTGGGGCATACAG AAGAGGACAATCTGGAAAGATCTCAAAGCCCTGATGTGTTTCCTTCTGGTTATTATTATCAAGATGAATGGCAACCAAGAGCACAATGGATTCGGCGTTTTAACAAATCATCAGATATTACAGAATGTTTACAGGGGAAGTTTATCCATTTGTTTGGAGACTCTACAATCAGGCAGTGGTTTGAATATCTGACAGCATTTGTtccag atcttttggaattaaaTCTtggcagtcccaaaaaggttggtcCTCTCATGGCTGTGGACCCAAAGCACAATATCCTACTAAAATTCCGCTGTCACGGACCCCCCATTCGCTTTTTCACGGTTTTTAGTAGTGAGCTGCACTATATTGCCAATGAACTGAACCGCATCGTAGGCGGGAGGAACACTGTAATAGCCATAACTATCTGGTCTCACTTCAGCACTTTCCCTGTAGAAGTGTATATCAGGAGACTGAGAAACATTCGCAGGTCAGTCATTCGGCTGTTGGATCGGAGCCCTAAAACTCAGATAGTTATCAGGACTGCCAATGTGCAGGAGCTTGGGCCAGAGGTTAGCCTTTTCAACAGTGACTGGTATTCCTTTCAGCTTGACACAGTCATGAGAAAAATGTTCTCAGGTATTGGGGTACACTTTGTGGATGCTTGGGAGATGTCACTGGCACACTACTTGCCACACAAATTGCACCCAGATGATGTCATTGTCAAAAACCAATTAGATGCATTCTTGTCTTTCGTGTGTCCAACAGAAACAGCCTACACTTTCTTAAGAGGAATTCATAATCAAATGTGGTCTCTCTTTCTATAG